One region of Pagrus major chromosome 5, Pma_NU_1.0 genomic DNA includes:
- the cdc14b gene encoding dual specificity protein phosphatase CDC14B isoform X3 translates to MFRSVRKMTADDVSSRCIEFIKDQLYFAILKQKIKSTAERHCFCIDEELAYENFYADFGPLNLAMFYRFCCKLTKKLKSITLSRKKIIFYTCGDQKKQVNAAYLIGSYAVMNLNMSPEEAYSLLVSRNSTYIPFRDASFGTCMYNLNILDCLRAVHKALQYGWLDFSNFDVEEYEHYERAENGDLNWIIPGKFLAFSGPHPKTKIENGYPLHAPEAYIPYFRNHNVTAIVRLNKKMYDARRFTESGFEHHDLFFVDGSTPTDAIVRKFLNICENAEGAIAVHCKAGLGRTGTLIGCYMMKHYRLTAAEAIAWIRICRPGSIIGPQQNFVEEKQNSLWAEGDIFREKMQNERENGKMAVTRILSGVDDITINGSNKNRPSKKEEMELYNDEEERNGLTQGDKLRALKSKRQSRSSSGSLSQEENKIHTRSSSPSLSPVILQASVNHLALSDHSDSRKRTRTSLHAHGVGGSSLCHTRLVRSLGNLHVVAGDRDPMCCEPCGSHRDTASATASTGTLNNLNMAQVHLQTHCLQRT, encoded by the exons ATGTTCAGAAGTGTTAGGAAGATGACCGCGGACGATGTCTCGTCGAGATGCATTGAGTTTATCAAGG aTCAACTATATTTCGCCATACTAAAGCAGAAGATCAAGAGCACAGCCGAGAGACACTGTTTCTGCATAGATGAAGAACTGGCATATGAGAA cTTCTATGCGGACTTTGGACCCCTCAACCTGGCCATGTTTTATCGCTTCTGTTGCAAGCTGACAAAGAAGCTCAAG TCCATTACACTCTCGAGGAAGAAGATTATATTTTATACCTGTGGAGATCAGAAGAAACAAGTCAACGCTGCCTACCTAATCGGCTCATATGCA GTAATGAATCTAAACATGTCGCCAGAGGAGGCCTACAGTCTGCTGGTGTCCAGGAATTCAACATATATTCCGTTCAG AGATGCTTCGTTTGGAACCTGCATGTACAACCTGAACATCCTGGATTGCCTTCGGGCTGTTCACAAG GCGCTGCAATACGGCTGGCTCGACTTCtccaactttgatgtggaagaATATGAGCACTATGAGAGGGCAGAAAACGGAGACTTAAACTGGATCATTCCAGGAAAGTTCCTTGCATTCAGCGGGCCTCATCCAAAAACCAAAATAGAGAATG GGTACCCTTTGCACGCTCCTGAGGCCTACATCCCATACTTCAGGAATCATAACGTCACCGCTATCGTGAGACTCAACAAGAAGATGTACGATGCCCGGCGTTTCACAGAGTCTGGGTTTGAGCACCACGATCTGTTCTTTGTGGACGGGAGTACACCAACTGACGCCATCGTCAGGAAGTTCCTCAACATTTGTGAGAATGCTGAAGGAGCCATTGCTGTCCACTGCAAAG CTGGTCTGGGGAGGACTggcactctgattggctgctatATGATGAAACATTACAGGCTGACTGCTGCAGAGGCCATTGCCTGGATACGGATCTGCCGACCAGGGTCCATCATTGGGCCTCAGCAGAACTTTGTTGAAGA gAAGCAGAATAGTCTGTGGGCAGAGGGAGATATTTTCCGGGAGAAGATGCAGAACGAACGAGAAAATGGCAAGATGGCTGTGACCAGGATCCTGTCTGGAGTGGACGACATAACCATCAACGGAAGCAACAAGAACAGGCCGTCcaagaaagaagaaatggagCTG tataatgatgaagaggagagaaatggtCTGACACAGGGAGATAAACTGCGTGCCCTGAAGAGCAAGCGGCAATCCAGATCGTCCTCAGGCTCACTATC acaggaagagaataAGATTCACACCAGGTCGTCGTCACCGTCCCTGAG CCCGGTGATCTTGCAGGCCAGCGTCAACCACTTGGCTCTGTCTGACCACTCAGACAGCAGGAAGAGGACCAGAACCTCACTGCATGCACACGGAGTAGGAGGAAG CTCCCTGTGCCACACCAGACTGGTCAGGTCCCTAGGCAACTTGCATGTAGTGGCTGGCGACAGAGACCCAATGTGTTGTGAGCCATGTGGCAGCCATAGAGACACAGCCAGTGCCACAGCCAGCACAGGCACTCTCAACAACTTAAACATGGCACAGGTCCACCTGCAG ACGCACTGTCTCCAGAGGACATAA
- the cdc14b gene encoding dual specificity protein phosphatase CDC14B isoform X5, with protein sequence MKRKSERRRAESRKKRCAAHNSSEAAPNSDIYIEITDQLYFAILKQKIKSTAERHCFCIDEELAYENFYADFGPLNLAMFYRFCCKLTKKLKSITLSRKKIIFYTCGDQKKQVNAAYLIGSYAVMNLNMSPEEAYSLLVSRNSTYIPFRDASFGTCMYNLNILDCLRAVHKALQYGWLDFSNFDVEEYEHYERAENGDLNWIIPGKFLAFSGPHPKTKIENGYPLHAPEAYIPYFRNHNVTAIVRLNKKMYDARRFTESGFEHHDLFFVDGSTPTDAIVRKFLNICENAEGAIAVHCKAGLGRTGTLIGCYMMKHYRLTAAEAIAWIRICRPGSIIGPQQNFVEEKQNSLWAEGDIFREKMQNERENGKMAVTRILSGVDDITINGSNKNRPSKKEEMELYNDEEERNGLTQGDKLRALKSKRQSRSSSGSLSQEENKIHTRSSSPSLSPVILQASVNHLALSDHSDSRKRTRTSLHAHGVGGRRTVSRGHKARSSLQSIRFSRLCHSIPKARAPLLR encoded by the exons atgaagcGCAAGAGCGAGAGGAGACGAGCCGAGTCGAGGAAAAAGCGCTGTGCAGCTCACAACAGCTCGGAGGCGGCGCCAAACTCTGATATTTACATTGAGATAACAG aTCAACTATATTTCGCCATACTAAAGCAGAAGATCAAGAGCACAGCCGAGAGACACTGTTTCTGCATAGATGAAGAACTGGCATATGAGAA cTTCTATGCGGACTTTGGACCCCTCAACCTGGCCATGTTTTATCGCTTCTGTTGCAAGCTGACAAAGAAGCTCAAG TCCATTACACTCTCGAGGAAGAAGATTATATTTTATACCTGTGGAGATCAGAAGAAACAAGTCAACGCTGCCTACCTAATCGGCTCATATGCA GTAATGAATCTAAACATGTCGCCAGAGGAGGCCTACAGTCTGCTGGTGTCCAGGAATTCAACATATATTCCGTTCAG AGATGCTTCGTTTGGAACCTGCATGTACAACCTGAACATCCTGGATTGCCTTCGGGCTGTTCACAAG GCGCTGCAATACGGCTGGCTCGACTTCtccaactttgatgtggaagaATATGAGCACTATGAGAGGGCAGAAAACGGAGACTTAAACTGGATCATTCCAGGAAAGTTCCTTGCATTCAGCGGGCCTCATCCAAAAACCAAAATAGAGAATG GGTACCCTTTGCACGCTCCTGAGGCCTACATCCCATACTTCAGGAATCATAACGTCACCGCTATCGTGAGACTCAACAAGAAGATGTACGATGCCCGGCGTTTCACAGAGTCTGGGTTTGAGCACCACGATCTGTTCTTTGTGGACGGGAGTACACCAACTGACGCCATCGTCAGGAAGTTCCTCAACATTTGTGAGAATGCTGAAGGAGCCATTGCTGTCCACTGCAAAG CTGGTCTGGGGAGGACTggcactctgattggctgctatATGATGAAACATTACAGGCTGACTGCTGCAGAGGCCATTGCCTGGATACGGATCTGCCGACCAGGGTCCATCATTGGGCCTCAGCAGAACTTTGTTGAAGA gAAGCAGAATAGTCTGTGGGCAGAGGGAGATATTTTCCGGGAGAAGATGCAGAACGAACGAGAAAATGGCAAGATGGCTGTGACCAGGATCCTGTCTGGAGTGGACGACATAACCATCAACGGAAGCAACAAGAACAGGCCGTCcaagaaagaagaaatggagCTG tataatgatgaagaggagagaaatggtCTGACACAGGGAGATAAACTGCGTGCCCTGAAGAGCAAGCGGCAATCCAGATCGTCCTCAGGCTCACTATC acaggaagagaataAGATTCACACCAGGTCGTCGTCACCGTCCCTGAG CCCGGTGATCTTGCAGGCCAGCGTCAACCACTTGGCTCTGTCTGACCACTCAGACAGCAGGAAGAGGACCAGAACCTCACTGCATGCACACGGAGTAGGAGGAAG ACGCACTGTCTCCAGAGGACATAAAGCTCGCAGCTCCTTGCAATCAATTCGATTTTCCAGGCTATG TCACTCCATACCCAAAGCTAGAGCTCCCCTACTTCGGTGA
- the cdc14b gene encoding dual specificity protein phosphatase CDC14B isoform X4: MFRSVRKMTADDVSSRCIEFIKDQLYFAILKQKIKSTAERHCFCIDEELAYENFYADFGPLNLAMFYRFCCKLTKKLKSITLSRKKIIFYTCGDQKKQVNAAYLIGSYAVMNLNMSPEEAYSLLVSRNSTYIPFRDASFGTCMYNLNILDCLRAVHKALQYGWLDFSNFDVEEYEHYERAENGDLNWIIPGKFLAFSGPHPKTKIENGYPLHAPEAYIPYFRNHNVTAIVRLNKKMYDARRFTESGFEHHDLFFVDGSTPTDAIVRKFLNICENAEGAIAVHCKAGLGRTGTLIGCYMMKHYRLTAAEAIAWIRICRPGSIIGPQQNFVEEKQNSLWAEGDIFREKMQNERENGKMAVTRILSGVDDITINGSNKNRPSKKEEMELYNDEEERNGLTQGDKLRALKSKRQSRSSSGSLSQEENKIHTRSSSPSLSPVILQASVNHLALSDHSDSRKRTRTSLHAHGVGGSSLCHTRLVRSLGNLHVVAGDRDPMCCEPCGSHRDTASATASTGTLNNLNMAQVHLQSLHTQS, from the exons ATGTTCAGAAGTGTTAGGAAGATGACCGCGGACGATGTCTCGTCGAGATGCATTGAGTTTATCAAGG aTCAACTATATTTCGCCATACTAAAGCAGAAGATCAAGAGCACAGCCGAGAGACACTGTTTCTGCATAGATGAAGAACTGGCATATGAGAA cTTCTATGCGGACTTTGGACCCCTCAACCTGGCCATGTTTTATCGCTTCTGTTGCAAGCTGACAAAGAAGCTCAAG TCCATTACACTCTCGAGGAAGAAGATTATATTTTATACCTGTGGAGATCAGAAGAAACAAGTCAACGCTGCCTACCTAATCGGCTCATATGCA GTAATGAATCTAAACATGTCGCCAGAGGAGGCCTACAGTCTGCTGGTGTCCAGGAATTCAACATATATTCCGTTCAG AGATGCTTCGTTTGGAACCTGCATGTACAACCTGAACATCCTGGATTGCCTTCGGGCTGTTCACAAG GCGCTGCAATACGGCTGGCTCGACTTCtccaactttgatgtggaagaATATGAGCACTATGAGAGGGCAGAAAACGGAGACTTAAACTGGATCATTCCAGGAAAGTTCCTTGCATTCAGCGGGCCTCATCCAAAAACCAAAATAGAGAATG GGTACCCTTTGCACGCTCCTGAGGCCTACATCCCATACTTCAGGAATCATAACGTCACCGCTATCGTGAGACTCAACAAGAAGATGTACGATGCCCGGCGTTTCACAGAGTCTGGGTTTGAGCACCACGATCTGTTCTTTGTGGACGGGAGTACACCAACTGACGCCATCGTCAGGAAGTTCCTCAACATTTGTGAGAATGCTGAAGGAGCCATTGCTGTCCACTGCAAAG CTGGTCTGGGGAGGACTggcactctgattggctgctatATGATGAAACATTACAGGCTGACTGCTGCAGAGGCCATTGCCTGGATACGGATCTGCCGACCAGGGTCCATCATTGGGCCTCAGCAGAACTTTGTTGAAGA gAAGCAGAATAGTCTGTGGGCAGAGGGAGATATTTTCCGGGAGAAGATGCAGAACGAACGAGAAAATGGCAAGATGGCTGTGACCAGGATCCTGTCTGGAGTGGACGACATAACCATCAACGGAAGCAACAAGAACAGGCCGTCcaagaaagaagaaatggagCTG tataatgatgaagaggagagaaatggtCTGACACAGGGAGATAAACTGCGTGCCCTGAAGAGCAAGCGGCAATCCAGATCGTCCTCAGGCTCACTATC acaggaagagaataAGATTCACACCAGGTCGTCGTCACCGTCCCTGAG CCCGGTGATCTTGCAGGCCAGCGTCAACCACTTGGCTCTGTCTGACCACTCAGACAGCAGGAAGAGGACCAGAACCTCACTGCATGCACACGGAGTAGGAGGAAG CTCCCTGTGCCACACCAGACTGGTCAGGTCCCTAGGCAACTTGCATGTAGTGGCTGGCGACAGAGACCCAATGTGTTGTGAGCCATGTGGCAGCCATAGAGACACAGCCAGTGCCACAGCCAGCACAGGCACTCTCAACAACTTAAACATGGCACAGGTCCACCTGCAG TCACTCCATACCCAAAGCTAG
- the cdc14b gene encoding dual specificity protein phosphatase CDC14B isoform X2 codes for MKRKSERRRAESRKKRCAAHNSSEAAPNSDIYIEITDQLYFAILKQKIKSTAERHCFCIDEELAYENFYADFGPLNLAMFYRFCCKLTKKLKSITLSRKKIIFYTCGDQKKQVNAAYLIGSYAVMNLNMSPEEAYSLLVSRNSTYIPFRDASFGTCMYNLNILDCLRAVHKALQYGWLDFSNFDVEEYEHYERAENGDLNWIIPGKFLAFSGPHPKTKIENGYPLHAPEAYIPYFRNHNVTAIVRLNKKMYDARRFTESGFEHHDLFFVDGSTPTDAIVRKFLNICENAEGAIAVHCKAGLGRTGTLIGCYMMKHYRLTAAEAIAWIRICRPGSIIGPQQNFVEEKQNSLWAEGDIFREKMQNERENGKMAVTRILSGVDDITINGSNKNRPSKKEEMELYNDEEERNGLTQGDKLRALKSKRQSRSSSGSLSQEENKIHTRSSSPSLSPVILQASVNHLALSDHSDSRKRTRTSLHAHGVGGSSLCHTRLVRSLGNLHVVAGDRDPMCCEPCGSHRDTASATASTGTLNNLNMAQVHLQSLHTQS; via the exons atgaagcGCAAGAGCGAGAGGAGACGAGCCGAGTCGAGGAAAAAGCGCTGTGCAGCTCACAACAGCTCGGAGGCGGCGCCAAACTCTGATATTTACATTGAGATAACAG aTCAACTATATTTCGCCATACTAAAGCAGAAGATCAAGAGCACAGCCGAGAGACACTGTTTCTGCATAGATGAAGAACTGGCATATGAGAA cTTCTATGCGGACTTTGGACCCCTCAACCTGGCCATGTTTTATCGCTTCTGTTGCAAGCTGACAAAGAAGCTCAAG TCCATTACACTCTCGAGGAAGAAGATTATATTTTATACCTGTGGAGATCAGAAGAAACAAGTCAACGCTGCCTACCTAATCGGCTCATATGCA GTAATGAATCTAAACATGTCGCCAGAGGAGGCCTACAGTCTGCTGGTGTCCAGGAATTCAACATATATTCCGTTCAG AGATGCTTCGTTTGGAACCTGCATGTACAACCTGAACATCCTGGATTGCCTTCGGGCTGTTCACAAG GCGCTGCAATACGGCTGGCTCGACTTCtccaactttgatgtggaagaATATGAGCACTATGAGAGGGCAGAAAACGGAGACTTAAACTGGATCATTCCAGGAAAGTTCCTTGCATTCAGCGGGCCTCATCCAAAAACCAAAATAGAGAATG GGTACCCTTTGCACGCTCCTGAGGCCTACATCCCATACTTCAGGAATCATAACGTCACCGCTATCGTGAGACTCAACAAGAAGATGTACGATGCCCGGCGTTTCACAGAGTCTGGGTTTGAGCACCACGATCTGTTCTTTGTGGACGGGAGTACACCAACTGACGCCATCGTCAGGAAGTTCCTCAACATTTGTGAGAATGCTGAAGGAGCCATTGCTGTCCACTGCAAAG CTGGTCTGGGGAGGACTggcactctgattggctgctatATGATGAAACATTACAGGCTGACTGCTGCAGAGGCCATTGCCTGGATACGGATCTGCCGACCAGGGTCCATCATTGGGCCTCAGCAGAACTTTGTTGAAGA gAAGCAGAATAGTCTGTGGGCAGAGGGAGATATTTTCCGGGAGAAGATGCAGAACGAACGAGAAAATGGCAAGATGGCTGTGACCAGGATCCTGTCTGGAGTGGACGACATAACCATCAACGGAAGCAACAAGAACAGGCCGTCcaagaaagaagaaatggagCTG tataatgatgaagaggagagaaatggtCTGACACAGGGAGATAAACTGCGTGCCCTGAAGAGCAAGCGGCAATCCAGATCGTCCTCAGGCTCACTATC acaggaagagaataAGATTCACACCAGGTCGTCGTCACCGTCCCTGAG CCCGGTGATCTTGCAGGCCAGCGTCAACCACTTGGCTCTGTCTGACCACTCAGACAGCAGGAAGAGGACCAGAACCTCACTGCATGCACACGGAGTAGGAGGAAG CTCCCTGTGCCACACCAGACTGGTCAGGTCCCTAGGCAACTTGCATGTAGTGGCTGGCGACAGAGACCCAATGTGTTGTGAGCCATGTGGCAGCCATAGAGACACAGCCAGTGCCACAGCCAGCACAGGCACTCTCAACAACTTAAACATGGCACAGGTCCACCTGCAG TCACTCCATACCCAAAGCTAG
- the cdc14b gene encoding dual specificity protein phosphatase CDC14B isoform X1, which translates to MKRKSERRRAESRKKRCAAHNSSEAAPNSDIYIEITDQLYFAILKQKIKSTAERHCFCIDEELAYENFYADFGPLNLAMFYRFCCKLTKKLKSITLSRKKIIFYTCGDQKKQVNAAYLIGSYAVMNLNMSPEEAYSLLVSRNSTYIPFRDASFGTCMYNLNILDCLRAVHKALQYGWLDFSNFDVEEYEHYERAENGDLNWIIPGKFLAFSGPHPKTKIENGYPLHAPEAYIPYFRNHNVTAIVRLNKKMYDARRFTESGFEHHDLFFVDGSTPTDAIVRKFLNICENAEGAIAVHCKAGLGRTGTLIGCYMMKHYRLTAAEAIAWIRICRPGSIIGPQQNFVEEKQNSLWAEGDIFREKMQNERENGKMAVTRILSGVDDITINGSNKNRPSKKEEMELYNDEEERNGLTQGDKLRALKSKRQSRSSSGSLSQEENKIHTRSSSPSLSPVILQASVNHLALSDHSDSRKRTRTSLHAHGVGGSSLCHTRLVRSLGNLHVVAGDRDPMCCEPCGSHRDTASATASTGTLNNLNMAQVHLQTHCLQRT; encoded by the exons atgaagcGCAAGAGCGAGAGGAGACGAGCCGAGTCGAGGAAAAAGCGCTGTGCAGCTCACAACAGCTCGGAGGCGGCGCCAAACTCTGATATTTACATTGAGATAACAG aTCAACTATATTTCGCCATACTAAAGCAGAAGATCAAGAGCACAGCCGAGAGACACTGTTTCTGCATAGATGAAGAACTGGCATATGAGAA cTTCTATGCGGACTTTGGACCCCTCAACCTGGCCATGTTTTATCGCTTCTGTTGCAAGCTGACAAAGAAGCTCAAG TCCATTACACTCTCGAGGAAGAAGATTATATTTTATACCTGTGGAGATCAGAAGAAACAAGTCAACGCTGCCTACCTAATCGGCTCATATGCA GTAATGAATCTAAACATGTCGCCAGAGGAGGCCTACAGTCTGCTGGTGTCCAGGAATTCAACATATATTCCGTTCAG AGATGCTTCGTTTGGAACCTGCATGTACAACCTGAACATCCTGGATTGCCTTCGGGCTGTTCACAAG GCGCTGCAATACGGCTGGCTCGACTTCtccaactttgatgtggaagaATATGAGCACTATGAGAGGGCAGAAAACGGAGACTTAAACTGGATCATTCCAGGAAAGTTCCTTGCATTCAGCGGGCCTCATCCAAAAACCAAAATAGAGAATG GGTACCCTTTGCACGCTCCTGAGGCCTACATCCCATACTTCAGGAATCATAACGTCACCGCTATCGTGAGACTCAACAAGAAGATGTACGATGCCCGGCGTTTCACAGAGTCTGGGTTTGAGCACCACGATCTGTTCTTTGTGGACGGGAGTACACCAACTGACGCCATCGTCAGGAAGTTCCTCAACATTTGTGAGAATGCTGAAGGAGCCATTGCTGTCCACTGCAAAG CTGGTCTGGGGAGGACTggcactctgattggctgctatATGATGAAACATTACAGGCTGACTGCTGCAGAGGCCATTGCCTGGATACGGATCTGCCGACCAGGGTCCATCATTGGGCCTCAGCAGAACTTTGTTGAAGA gAAGCAGAATAGTCTGTGGGCAGAGGGAGATATTTTCCGGGAGAAGATGCAGAACGAACGAGAAAATGGCAAGATGGCTGTGACCAGGATCCTGTCTGGAGTGGACGACATAACCATCAACGGAAGCAACAAGAACAGGCCGTCcaagaaagaagaaatggagCTG tataatgatgaagaggagagaaatggtCTGACACAGGGAGATAAACTGCGTGCCCTGAAGAGCAAGCGGCAATCCAGATCGTCCTCAGGCTCACTATC acaggaagagaataAGATTCACACCAGGTCGTCGTCACCGTCCCTGAG CCCGGTGATCTTGCAGGCCAGCGTCAACCACTTGGCTCTGTCTGACCACTCAGACAGCAGGAAGAGGACCAGAACCTCACTGCATGCACACGGAGTAGGAGGAAG CTCCCTGTGCCACACCAGACTGGTCAGGTCCCTAGGCAACTTGCATGTAGTGGCTGGCGACAGAGACCCAATGTGTTGTGAGCCATGTGGCAGCCATAGAGACACAGCCAGTGCCACAGCCAGCACAGGCACTCTCAACAACTTAAACATGGCACAGGTCCACCTGCAG ACGCACTGTCTCCAGAGGACATAA